Genomic segment of Candoia aspera isolate rCanAsp1 chromosome 2, rCanAsp1.hap2, whole genome shotgun sequence:
AAATTGCCACACAAACCTACTTGAATAATGAGATCCTCATCCAAGGATCTGTTGTGAAACAAGCAGGGAATTATCCACCCCTTTTCTGTAGGGCCTGGCATAATCTTTTTAGTGCTAGGTGAAGACATTAAAAAATTCACTGCAGCTTCTGTGGATGTTCAGTTTCCTGCAGCCTTATTCTGTTCTACTATATAAATACTTATGAAGCACTGGGcttttccccctctctcagccatTTTGGAAGCTATACTAAAAAGCAGTGTACAAATGCTGTAAGTCAATCACCAATCTATCTGTGACTGGGTTGTATCACCTTAAATTGCAGGTGGCATTTACATGATAGTATTATTcatacatgagagccagtttggtgtagtggttaaggcaccaggctagaaatcaggagacatgagttctagtcccaccttaggcacaaagccagccaggtgaccttgggccagtcacacacactcagcactaggaaggaggcaatggcaaaccacttctgaaaaaacccttgccaagaaaactgcagtgacttgtccaggcagtcactaggagtcaacactgacttgaaggcacccccctgcccccccccgtTATTCATACACACATTTCAGTTAAGACAACTACCATATTAGGGAACAGTACCATCTTTCTTGTACTTGCTGTGTGATAAGAATGAAAGTTACTTTGTATGTTCACATGAATCTCGGTCAACTTTAACTTTGGAGTCCAACTTTCAAGCATACATTCACTGTCCCAGAGATAATTCTCTATGTCTTTACCATTTTACTGTGTAAACTGTTGCAATATTTCAGCTCTTCTACAGTTCAAAACTACAGGGAATCTATTATCAGTGATGTGTTATAACTGCATTATagctttttgttttcagattttttgATCTTTAAGTCACTTCCCAGAAATTTCTGATTCCAATGAAGCTGAAGAATGGATAAGTGAATGGAAACATATAAGTTAGGCCCATGGGGAGCTTTAAATCTAACCTGTTCTAGGCTGCCTTCCTAGGTGCCCATTTGAGTATGGACCCAGCGTTCAGCTTGCAGGAGAGAGATGCTGATAGGCCCTGGGTTGCCTGTCAGGTCTACTACTTCCAGGAATTTCAGGTCTGCAAATGCCACTTCTGACACATTGGCTGCCAATAAGTGATTGGATCTACAAAACAAGGAGGGTAGAATAATGTTACAAGAAGAAAAGGGGCCTGACATTTTTGGTTCTTCAAGATTTTTGCAGGGTTTGGAGAAAATTCCAAAGGAGGTTTAATtcctattttcatttaaaatacagaCAATAATTTATCTTGTTTGAAGTTGTTTTAAAGAGAGTGACATGCATACATAtgtctatacatacacacacacccaaactcACAGATCCATAGTATTTTATGAGCAGTAAGCATGTAATATTCAGTTATCTATCCATTCTCCTATAAAAGGCAGCTAGTTGGTCTTTCCTTTACCTGAGAGTGATGACCCGTATGTTGGGTGTTGTGAGGAAGGTCTCAGCCACAATGACAGCAATTCTGTTGTGTTGCAAGTATAGATATTCCAGTGATTCCGGAAGGTCTGGTGGAATGTATGACAACTCATTGAAGCTCAGATCCAGGAGCTGGGAAAGCAAAACGCAGGAAATGTTGAGTTTGGGCCTCATTTAGGACGGCAAGAAATGGAGATGAGAAGCTATCCTCCTTCATGAACTTACTTAATCTGTCATTTCTGCATGCTTTTATAATGCAGTGTATAAAGCAgctcttccttttctctgtccTGAGCCCATAACAAAACCACTTTACTAGATGAACTAAATATTATGATAGGACGATATGCATTTGCAATTTCAAGTTTAATTTTGCATGTATGTGTCTACATTTGTTTCAGCTTGATTTTGGATGTAAATTCCCAATTTGCTTCTTAGGCCGCACTACTTACAGCATAGAAGTTTATTTTGAAAAGCTGTACCATGCTGCTGTCCTAAAATGAGCTTTTTTAGTCACAATAATACACATTGTGCAGTCAACCTCCCTCCCTGTCCTTTTTGCCTCACCTTGAGCCCATGCAGTTCATGCCAAGTGCCTGGAGAGATACTGCTGATCTGCAGGCGGTTGTGTGCCAGGTGCAGCTCTTTGAGCATGGTGAGGTTGACTAACCGTTCTGGAGAAAGAGCATTAAGCTGGTTCTTCTGAAGTTTGAGGACTTGAAGACTGGCGGGCAGCCCAGCAGGGAGAAGTGTGAGCATGTTGCCAGAGATGTCCAGAATTTCTAGGCGCCTAAGCTTGCGGAAGGCCAGGCGGTGGATGTGGGCACTATAAAGCCGGTTGTAACTGAGATTGAGCTCAGTCAAAGCATAAGTGGCCACGAAGTCATTCAAGCCAACGCGTGCAATCTGGTTGTGCAGCAGCATCAAGGACCGGACACGCCGGGGAAGTCCAGATGGGATTCCATCTAGCTGATTATTGTACAAATGAAGTGTATGCAGGAAGCGCAGGTGGGCAAAGGCCTCTGGGTGCATCCCTGAAGCTGTCAAAGCATTGCTTTGCAACAGGAGATACTGCAGGCCTCGCACACGGCTAAGGCGCTCAGGTGGTAGTCCCTTCAGGCGGTTTCGGCCCAAATGTAGTATTACTATGTTGGCAGGAAGACCGGCAGGCACCTCTGTCAAGTTGTTGTTGGAAAGATCCAGATATTCAAGGCTCTTCAGCTTGCTATAGAGATACAGGATGCCTGATAAAAAGCCTAGAATGTCTTCCAATGCCCCCCACCCTAGTAAGTTGCCTACTCAGAATCCAGAAGCCCTGACTTCAAACTACTGCTCTCTGCCACAGCCAGTCCTACTTTTTACCATTCTTACCTGAAGGTGGAGTGGCCCAGGCCCTCACTGGATAGATTATTGTTCTGCAGGTAAAGCTCCCGGAGGCGCCCCTGGCTGCTCAAGGCCCCTTTAGGGATACGAGAAATGTGATTATTCTGCAAAAGGAAGCCTTGTGGTCAATGAGATGCCCCACTCTCATTCCCCCAACAATCTAGGGAGGGGTGACAGATGAGAATGGCCAAAAAGCTCTCATAGTATTGCCATCATGCAGAAGCTGAATAAATAGGAACTGATGGAACATACATAGCTGGAATGTGGTGACTAACCACAAATCTGGCAGCTTTCTCAAAATCTCCTTGGCTTTTCAGGCCAGTTTGTATTGAATAAAGAAATCAAGAGGTAACCTATTTCCAGGACAGATTCCAGCTGCACAGAAGAGCCTATATGTTTGAATATATTTGCTCATAATTAAAACTTAGTGAACGTGAAGAATGTGCATGTTTTTCATAGTTAGACTTTTTCTATACTCAAGTAATACAGTTTCTCTAGGTATAGAGTCTTCAGACATGGAAAGTGTATTTGGCATTCTGAACTGATACATTTCAAGAGCAGCTTTCATGATTCTGCGGTTATATATGTTAGCCCATAACTGTGTTTCCTAAAAAGGGTTAGTTCTGACAGTCAGTTAACACTTCTATTTAGCACAGAAGACAAGATCTGACAAGGAATTCACAACATACAAAGGACTGGGAGCATACATGTTATGCCACTTTCGGGTGTTCTGCAATCCATTCCAGGCACTCCACTGCAAAGGCTGGGCTTGTACAATTGAGAAACTGAGTTTATCACAGAAAATTGCATTCTTTTTGCTAACTGCACTCTCTCTTAGAGCTTTCCATATTGTTCCAGCCAATCTTTTTTTCTATCCTGACAGGATATTGCAACTACAAACCTGCAAATGGAGGCGAACAATACCGCGGGGCAAATTCTGGGGCACGTAGGTGAGCTGGTTGCTGGAAAGGATCAGGGTGCTGACAGCATCCGAGCCATTGAAGGCATCAAAGGGCAGACCTGTGTTGTTCAAGTGATTGTTGTGCAGATAAACAGACCtgtgtggagaaaaaaaatgcaaacgaCACATTAAAAGTGGCCTAGACCAGTATCACAGAGTCCTAGAGATGTGTTGGCACCAAACTATCTTGATGGGATAGAAGTGAAGGATTGGACTTGCAGGGCATATTCTCCTCTTCTGAGTTTTCcattttccaaacaggcacaatGGCCAACCAAGAGCCCAGGGACTACATACAATCCTTACCCTATTTGTCCTGGTTTCTGCCATGCCTTACAGGGTTTCTCTGTGTGCCTCTCTCTGATACAGCTTTCCCTGCTTAGTAATTAACGCCAGGTCTTCTGCTGCTTCCTGAACAGAGAGTGTGATTTCCAGGTGCCTTGGCTTTTCAGAAAATTGGTATTCTTTCCCCCCAGGGTGCCATTCTTGTTACATAGTTTTACAGGAAGTTGGCCAGCACCTTCTAGTGCTGGCCTTGCTTCTACTGAAATGTGGGATTTTTTTCTAGTCCAGCTTTACCTGAGACCAGGCTTATGCCCCAAAGTGAGTGGATAGATGCACATCAGGTTGTTGGCAGCAAGGTCCACAATGCGTAGTGTGTGTGGTAGGAACTGTGGTGCCACtgccagctggaaaaaaaaagtgaaaatatgtACTGAAGGAGGATTTTCTCATTTTATGCATACAGTTGGAACATGGAAAGTGGGAAGCATGAACCAGGAGAAACCCAAAGTTGTCAAAACAGAAGTAAGATGTACTAAATTGCATGCTTTAGGAATATGAACTTAGGTGGACTGGGACCGTGGAAGCATGACTGAGGACATGAAAGAATAGGAAGGAATAAATTGGCCAAAATATTCCAAAAAGACTTCACTAAGTGAGTGTTCAGCTACAATCCAGCAAATGACAGGATGGCATCTATTAAAAATTAGTGGACATTCAATGAACATCAATGCTGTATAACCAAATGCACCTACTACAGATACAGTGGTGAAAGACACAGCAAACCCATGGCAAATTGTAAGAGGTGCTGAATACAATATCAAGATAGATGTTGTACTACTAATGGGTGATTGGAATGAAAAAGTTGGAAGAAAGGAATTAGAGGAAAAATTAGATTAGGTAAACACAACAATGCAGAAACTAGGTTAGACAGAGTTTGGTGAAGATAATTCTGTTTATTGCCAACCCCTGCTTCAAATAACATAAATACAAGAACAAAATCAACTATATAATAggaaatagatggagaaatatAATTCAGGCCAGGTGTCatgttccaatgttgccggtacatcgtaacgtttcacatgtcatttggctgatgcgtgtttcgtctggaggggaggaggattccatctcgtgggattgttatatgttagtagctggattggaatgtgtttgggttatctcgtgtgttgaaggttcctttcccaggacatcagcagaaacggttaccagcacctggggggggggagtttgcaacggcagggcgaggggagggattatgtttgagccgagggtttttagtttgtatttggcgcgcttttgctcattctcagctttctctgtatttgcatactattctttaataaatcagatatcattaagttccagcttgtgagtctgagtctattagagtaggcaatcattacataaagctgagaatccaaaaatatttccgttagcccctttccagatttattttgtgagggagaagtgctagcgatgagcaaaccaaatccccaaaccacggaaagcgaggaatcgagtgagggggaacccgactccacggtgataagaacggagagagtctctcctcgagagctttcagaagttcgagaggggtcgagctccagcctaggagaagaggaggttggaggtaaaagagcccctgaactgaccggtgagtcgccaggcaagctgatcacctgggatgaaacacagggatccctaccagggacgtccaaaacgtcttggaagcagcgatacccgagttccccaactgtggtgaggcaggagggaaaggaggattcccaaacccctgaccatataagactggtggaggccaaattggagtcactagaatttatgtttcgaaaaatgtccatggactggggtccccgggagaggaggagagaggagtctagtactaggcattcgactccttctttgcccccaacttccccgaaggaaaggagtaggacccagcacagagaggaagcaagagcaccgagggtgagaatttcaaggtcccctcctcgagagcggagatccctgggagctaaaaggaagcccaaccgccgagctgtggtgaagggaccgcccggagtgggggttaaggactttaccgttaaatttgatggagatccaactaagctatcgttcttccttaccaatgcaaggagttatatggatgaatgggagcagtattttcgttcagaaagagccaagattaatgccactaggctcaaggggcgggcagccgattggtatgtgcagttatgtcaatcggatgcccctgaactggaggagttcgaagaattcctgtgggcattgaaactacactttgaagacccgttagctaaagaaagagcaaaacgggcgctgagggagctgtgccaggggccacgatcggtggcagactacgctctggaatttaaggctctggctgggaaggttgaggattggtcccaatccacattaatagaacttctTAAGGACGgcctgaatacggaggtcctgaggtggtcgctcagcagggatgacccagataccctgtatgaatggatacagctggcagggaaggctgagcatgcccatgagaccttcgctcacaggaaggtgatgagatatgctgggctcagcaagggttcccgcactgctgtgcccactggaaagtccggtcaacgtgcctgggaagaggagagggagcgccgctatgtgaaagggcaatgcctccgatgtgggaaggaaggtcaccgagcagcggcgtgcccgaagggaaagaccgatgatcgttcggggaagccgtcggggaaatctccctctctacccaggaaaatgaaggcagccatggctgaaactgaagtggaggagattccttacttcggggacgagggggagcctgatctactccagccggcgggaaatgccagccacctgctttaaagagcgcctgtgggcaggtggtggaggatgggcgtgaacatatctcggtgagtgccaactatcccacactgaccgttaaagtgaagttaggctcctgcacaagaaccgttgaaggttgggcattgatcgattcggggtgttcgcgttgcttgatgcaccctgacatggtggctgctttccactgcaatgtcccatgattttcactcaGCTGGATGGtttacagcgggggggaaaccagtcacccatttcacgggcatggtggcgttgcaaatgggcagccaccgtgaggggctgccatttgtggtggtgcctgtggggggtcccttaatcattctggggattccttggttggtccaacaaaacccatatataaattgggtgcacaggactttgacttttggggatggtttctatcaagcccctggggaggacgacgctccggaggctgcagtggggagggtggcggcagcaaccctgcatttcgctgtcaccccactggagggcttgccggagcaataccaaagctttgtggatgtgtttggtgagaaagaagcggaccaacttccacctcatcaaaaaactgactgtgcgatagagttggtccccgacgcgcaactgcccaaaccaaaaatctatgccatgacgcaaaaggaactggcggcgttgagggagtttgtagacaaaaacttggccaggggttttattgagccagcaaattcgccagtgggcaaCCCCGTCTTGTTtcaagcgaagaaggatgggacattgagactttgtacagattaccgcggattaaatgcggtctcgatattaaacaaatatcccctgccattaataaaagacatgttagcacatctggctaaggggaaaatcttctctaagctggatttgcaggaagcctatttccacatctgcatacaggagggggatgaatggaagactgctttcaattgtcctctgggttcttttcagtacaaagttttgacttttgggttggtgggggcaccaggggtgttcatgcaattgatcaatgaagtgttacatgaacatttgttcaagggtgtactggtctatttggatgatgttttgatttatactgaaacggaggaggaacatgagcgcttggtgaaacaggtgcttagcaaactgagaaaggctgagctttatgctaaactttctaagtgtgaatttcatcagactcagcttgactacctggggtacagcatctctgacaagggcattgaaatggatcctgcgaagattcaagctattttggggtgggagcgcccgcgtacccgcaggcagctccaaagttttcttggattttccaactattaccgccaattcatccaggggttcgcagaaattgcattgcctctcactgatttgttacgtacgaaggggttgggggacacacgcacggtgaagaacccgggggcattgctcaattggacacctgaatgccagctggctttcgacaaactcaaaagcctgttcactgctgaacccattctgcaacaccctgatcccactaaaccctttgtggttcaagtggatgtttccaatttctcaattggagtgctgttgctgcaagtggatgctgatgaccgcctgaagccctgtgtgtatctgtcccagaaattttctgagacggaaaggcgatggcatgtttgggaaaaagaagcttttgcagtcaaggctgctttggaggcatggcgccacctcttagagggggctaaatgtccttttgaagtttggactgaccataaaaatttggaagcgctcagcatgccccgtaagctcagtcctaagcagatccgctgggctcaatttttcagtcgctttgattttaagttgaagttcattccgggcaagaaaaacttcctggctgatgcgctttcccacctgccccaggattcggtccaggcacctgatgttgtgggtacagtgtggacagcacccaattgggtttgcaagctgtcacacgcagtcagactcgtgcgcagctggcCACAGCTttggtttcaccggctgggggaaggatgccaattccctcgcaattgcaacaacagtttctgctagagctgaaatctgacacttggttgcaagtgaatagagacaatgttacatttgacagaggcttcgcttggaagcaaaaccgcctctatgtccctgacagtttgcgaagggaaattttgattaggtctcatgatgataaagtggctggtcattttgggtttgtcaaaaccttgcatctggtgcgccgccaattttggtggcccacattgagacatgatgtaaaaagttatgttgcttcttgtcctgtctgtgccatgtcaaaacggaaggggggcaaaccacaagggctgctgcagccggtggctagcCCCtgccgtccttgggaggaggtttccatggatttcattgtggatttgcctcctagtcagagaaagactgtgatttgggtggtaaaggactacttttctaagcaagcccatttcattccatgtgcttccattccgtctgcgcagcaattggcccgcctttttctaatccacatctaccggattcacgggagcccctcccacttgATCACAGACCgtggaacacagttcacttcccaattttggagggcatttttaaagctggtgggtaccaagcaggcgttgtccactgagtcgcatccggagactgacggatctacggaggctcttaattcgaccctggagcaatttttgcgggcatttgtcaactatcagcaggacaattgggttgatctgctaccttttgctgaggtggcttataacaatgccgtccatcagagcatggggcacacccctttccatactgtgtttggctggggctttgttcccattcctgagttgcctcaaccctccacacagccctgctctgcttctgattgggctgctcaactggctgattcgtggccagtgattcaacaggcgttggctgatgcccaatctgcctataaactgcacggcgataagcgacgagcccttcaacctgcttttaaagttggtgataaggtctacctttccactaagttcattaagtcccctcagccctcgaagaagttggctcctaagtttgttggaccttttcccattgtgggagttgttaaccctgtcacgtttagactggatttgccacacaatctgaaacatttacatcctgtttttcattgcagcttactcaagcctgtcaaccactcagatcactggcatccacaacccccacctcctgccccgatcatgattgacagacagcaacattttgaggtgaaggaggtccttgattctcgtcGACTATGTGGCACTCTACAGTACcttattcgctggaagcactttccccaccctgagtgggtgtctgcccgtgatgtccaatctcctcttttggttcgccgctttcatctagcttatcctctcaaacctgctccttaatgttttttggggggcggtatgccatgttcaccgttccaatgttgccggtacatcgtaacgtttcacatgtcatttggctgatgcgtgtttcgtctggaggggaggaggattccatctcgtgggattgttatatgttagtagctggattggaatgtgtttgggttatctcgtgtgtacaaggttcctttcccaggacatcagcagaaacagttaccagcacctggggggggggagtttggaacagcagggcgaggggagggattacgtttgaaccgagggtttttagtttgtatttggcgcactttgctcattctcagctttctctgtatttgcatactattctttaataaatcagatatcattaagttcctgcttgtgagtctgagtctattagagtaggcaatcattacaccaggaTCAGGTTGTACATAGATAATAAATTATTGCTGTCAATATATGGGTCAAACTTTGAAAATTAAACAGGCTAGGTGTACCAGCAAGATTTGAACTGGTGGATAAATTATGTGAAAGAAAATCTAAACTAGGAGATCGCTGAGCAAGTGAACACTGGGAACTAACAGGTGTCTGTCAGGGCAGTTTAACAGGGAGTCAATAACAAATCTTCACCTAAATCAAGAGTCAAGCACTTAGCTAAAATGGGAgcctaaaaaaagagaagatgaaaTAAAAACCTTTCTACTGGTAGTACTCTAAGaagaaaatgtgaaaatgaaCAGAGAGGAGCCTGCAACTATGACCTGCAATGCTTGTAGCAGGTCTTTTTGCCTAGAAACAACTGGGGATAAATTTGCAGCAAAATGCAAGCGCCAGTCAAAGACCTGAGGCTACACTACAGCAGATGAGAGAGGCAAGCCTTTATCAGACAGACTTTGCAACAGAAACGCACAGTGGAAGCAACCTTCATATGAAGACGAAGAGAAGCAAGGGCAGGGGACAACAGTATCAATCATAAGCAAGAGAATTAGAAGATACCCTACATTTCAGGAAGTCAGGAACAGTTTTGGGGCCCCTGAAGATGAAACAGGTTCTGAGAAGacttttctttc
This window contains:
- the PODNL1 gene encoding podocan-like protein 1; the encoded protein is MLCSGHLLLLLASIPYSFLLKNHEEEEDEDDDLPLSTSQPCGDSAQNVSGCPAKCSCPTEETVDCGGLDLHIFPSNISADIQHLSLQNNQLQELPYSELSRLTRLRTLNLHDNLITSDGLPDEAFESLQSLQYIYLANNKLAVAPQFLPHTLRIVDLAANNLMCIYPLTLGHKPGLRSVYLHNNHLNNTGLPFDAFNGSDAVSTLILSSNQLTYVPQNLPRGIVRLHLQNNHISRIPKGALSSQGRLRELYLQNNNLSSEGLGHSTFSKLKSLEYLDLSNNNLTEVPAGLPANIVILHLGRNRLKGLPPERLSRVRGLQYLLLQSNALTASGMHPEAFAHLRFLHTLHLYNNQLDGIPSGLPRRVRSLMLLHNQIARVGLNDFVATYALTELNLSYNRLYSAHIHRLAFRKLRRLEILDISGNMLTLLPAGLPASLQVLKLQKNQLNALSPERLVNLTMLKELHLAHNRLQISSISPGTWHELHGLKLLDLSFNELSYIPPDLPESLEYLYLQHNRIAVIVAETFLTTPNIRVITLRSNHLLAANVSEVAFADLKFLEVVDLTGNPGPISISLLQAERWVHTQMGT